In the Glycine max cultivar Williams 82 chromosome 19, Glycine_max_v4.0, whole genome shotgun sequence genome, aaaaagcaTAATGCTGCAACTGTATGGCCTAtttacatttcttttttcttggaattcagcatatttacaaatttaagaaacaaaagaagaaaaaacgctatggaattttgtttcttaaaaaactgAGATCACTGAAGGAGAGAGGGCGAtgacaattggtgttaatggcTTTCAGCTGCAGTTGACGTATAAGTGATTTATCCACTGATCTTGCAATATttgattaatcattattatatatgaagGTGATTTTGGTATTCGTCTTCTTGAATCTTAATGGTCACCACATCACCTTTAACACAAGGCTTCCAGGAATGTCGCAAGAGTTGCTCAAAGCTTGGACGAAGCATTTATTCTGCGAAGcttattaacttaattaattaatgaaatatgaaataaaaatctATATACTGTTAAtgtaatcatattaaaataaataaaatcaatttaattccatattaacttttgaaaataagaaaattgagaCAATACATATTTATGTTCCAAAATTAACACGTAATGTTGCTGcgggtttttaaaatttaagtgaaaGACATTTTTGTCACTTCACTTAAATTGTTGTATGCATAGTAATGGtgctggtgcacctagcaacaccatTTATTTCTGCAAAAATGGACTAGGCCCAAAATGAGAAAATGGtccatgttttaaaaaaaaaggtgtaaatagtgatttttgttttatttcagaCATCACAAAAATGGACTAggcacaaaatgaaaaaaaggtgCATATCCTAAAAATGAGGTGTGAAcagtaatttgatatttttagtttgatTGGAACCGGGTCAGGGTGATCCGGTCCAACCCACAATTATACAACGGGGTTGGAAAACCCTAGTTATCTCACGTAAAAAATGGCCTGGCCAAAGGGGAAACCACCACGGAGGGTGGTGCCTCGCCCTCGGCACCACTAGTGCAAGATCCAGCGATGCAAGGCCACCTCGAGGACAAGGATGGTCATGCGGCAGGGACACTATGATGGCGGCGCATGGGCTTTactggaaaacaaaaaaaatagaaataagaaaaagagaaaataataaaaggatGATAGAATGCGAAAAAACATGATACAAAATAAAACACCAAGAAAAAGGACAATATCATCATGTACAAATCTCGTTGGCAACCATGGAGCTCATCAACGAGACGAATGACTAAGGTAAGGGCAAAAacgagaggaaaaaaaaaagaaaaaaagagacaaagatgtagaagaagagaggaaggagaagaagaacgTGGGAGAGAATGAGGAAGTGAGAAAATTACCTTGAGACTCATCTTCCTTCTCTAACAAAAGTTGTCAAATGACGCCACTggattgattcatttttttatccttgcGATCCATGCCTCCACTGTGCATTAATATAAgagactttttttcttttctcttttatgcaTTGTGTCCCCTCTCTTGATTTAATGGGCTCTCCTTAAGAACCTAATAAGTCACATagttctctcttcttctcttttttcttttttttttttttttttttttttttttacattttcttctctttttttttctttttttgtttcttttttattgttcttttttggttttttttcataatactttttttctcttttctttttttgttttcttctgtttttattgttttttttaatacttttttccttttcttttttttattttcttttttcatttttatttttatttttttggggtccgGATAAAATTAAGGTGTGAcaattattatcaataaaaaacacaaatagttaaaaaaatgctaACTAGTATCCCTAGAGTTAGAACACTAGTTAAACttaaagtagaaaaataaatatttattgaaatgtataaaatgtttttatttatgttcttatatgattttataataaatattttattatagttcCTTAATgatcaatattttaataacattaattcgTAACACTgttgattaaaattttttataaagacaACTAATCCATCAATTCCTATGGAAAAAGCTTTCATTAACAGTTAAAATACCTCTACGTACATTAGCAATTGTAACTGCTAATTATGTTAGCATTAATTAAGTTTGGAAACATACGTTAGCAATATTCCATATTGAAGGTGTATTGTGAAACATTAGCAATTGTAATGGCTAATTATGTTAGCATTAATTAAGTTTGGAAACATATTTATTCCATATTTGAACTTGTcagtttcacaaaaaaaaaaaaaaaaccatggtCAGAACATATTTTCTCATAAATTATTCACACATCTCCTGTACTTTTTTTACCGTAAATCttctataattaaaattaaaattctaaacatttaatttaacttaatgTAATTAAATACATGCAGATAAGAAAATCATAACATTTCTaccatataatttttcataaaaaatctaTACAagatcaatatattttaattaaggttatatatgtaatttttcgTTCTcatagtttttaatttataaacagTAAATTATATGTGCATTGTTTCAGGATGAAAGAGTTGTGGAATCAGATACTAACATGATCTATCCCAGtcaaaattaaagtaaattagTCACTGACCCTCAAGATAAAATTGCTTGCTTCATCcttaaatgcaatttttttattattattaaatacattcaaagaatttaaaaagaaatatttgattCAATAGAGTTGAAGATTGATAAATTATCAacctaaatattattatatggtCAATGAAATAGAAATTAATATAGATATTACCttcttttacaataattaataattaattagtaattattatatacattcaaagaatgtaaaaagaaatatttgattcataatatatagagttgaattttgatatattatagtCTAAATGTTATTATATGGTCAATGACAGAGAAATTTTTATCGATATTTCattcttaatttataataattaataatactatCTATCTAAACATATCAatcacaacaaaaaaaagaagcataacATGCCCACCAAATTATAAATAGGTACGCTTCTTTCATTTGTAAATCAATCCAAAactccaaaagaaaaaagaaacaaagaaaaaagcatAATGGTTCATTCTTTTATCAAACACCCACTCCTCCCttcccttttgcttcttttatGTTCTGTGTTTTCCTTGTGTTCAGCCAGAACGGTGAAAATACGCGACATTTGCTCAAAACACCCGAAGCCTGACATTTGTGGCAAAATTCTACTCTCATTACCTGGTGCAGCTGAAGCTGTGGATCTTCGCAGCGCTTCCTTGTATGTCATCAATGTGGCTCATGGCAATGCTACTGAGGGTAAGTTCCAAACCACTCGTATCGCAAGAGGCGCTGGAGACCCTGAAACGAGACAACGTTACAATGCATGTTCTAAGGATTATACCGATGTGTTGCTTTCCCTTGCTAGGGCTAAGAAGTCTTACAGCTCTGGAAATTACTCCGACCTGAAATCCAATGGCGCAATTGTGATCAAAGATGTTCAAGATTGCGACACAAAGGCTACTGATTCAACCTATGTCTTGTTGATAAACCAGGATGTGGTAGATACAAGCAGGATCATTGTGATTCTAGCAGACTATCTGGCTGGGaaatattgatttgatttttatgcAGTTTATTATTTAGGTAAATAAATGGATTTGGGATGCATAAACAAAATGGATTTGGGAATGTTTCAATACGTGCGGATTGTGACATATTTACCCAGTTTATGAATAAttctcattattattttttttatcaatattctcCTTGCTTTATCggtcaataaaataattttgacctttttttttaccttatttactttgaattatacaatatttttgtaTGTACATTACACAAAACAACGATCTAttttatataagtaaatttataataaataaatacttttaaatatataaattatataataaccaaatattttttatttatgttaaataatttatactatgatacaatgttatttttaattattgataacttctttgcaaaaatattaaaatttaagcaattagaactaaaattattgaaatgatatattaatataaaagagGTAAAAGGTAAAGAAAAATTCCTAAGTGCTCTTGTTGAAGCATTACAGCTAAAAGCACTCTCATTTATCCTAATCTATATCTAGAGAGAAATATCATTTATaaatttagatgtttatttaattcttttttaattagtaaataaaaggtggtttattttttttaatccttataatatAAGCTTGTTTTTGTtctcttacaatttttttctgttttgttttctataaaattcttttgttttattttgttcatcGATCCTTTAACTGATAATATCACTAgcaaatattgaaaaaataatatttcctaaataacagaaaaagaactataataaaatattttatataataaaacaaagtattggggcatttttttcaacttaaaataaagataatttagacaattactttttaattattttatttttatttaattaattactcatATTAATTAGTGGAATCACTACtacaatttttagatttaacatcgcacggttaacatcggttattcacaaaaccgatgttaacaaaagcgcggtgacatttttgtaaataattagacatagttaacatcggtttcggaaaaaccgatgttaagtactatatattaacatcggttatttaaataaccgatgttactatggagtagttaacatcggttttgaaaaaaccgatgttggtgtgtcgttgttaacatcggtttggtaaaaatcgatgttatggAGTTGATTTTAATATCGGTTttcttaaaaccgat is a window encoding:
- the LOC113000423 gene encoding pectinesterase inhibitor, encoding MQGHLEDKDARTVKIRDICSKHPKPDICGKILLSLPGAAEAVDLRSASLYVINVAHGNATEGKFQTTRIARGAGDPETRQRYNACSKDYTDVLLSLARAKKSYSSGNYSDLKSNGAIVIKDVQDCDTKATDSTYVLLINQDVVDTSRIIVILADYLAGKY